GGAAAAACCAGAAAAGCTTTTTAGATGTGGCCAAACAAGGCAAATCAAGCCTGTGTGGCTCTGAAGTTGTAGCGGAGTACATTTCATATCATTCCCAAAAAGCAGCTATGCTGGGTAGTTCACCCACATTTACAGATGTGCCTTTGAGGAATACTGGGACTTGTTGTTCAATCACACTAGGGGTACTACAGATATTTAATGGGGAGCTATCGtgataatgaaaatttaatctaagcttcagcatactgaagtaagaaactttctaaatacaatcaattaaatattctgttcaatttctgaaataatcgagtttatcatcactatccctctctcagcaactgtttctcttcattcaggagttgggtgtcagatgaatgatccaatacatcttatagggggggggctccttttgccttgaatatttattagagctcactctattaaaatcaccagaaatcatgtctctctacatgcaaaatttgtgaaaaaggcagtcattttgtTTGTACGGAATCAGTTTTTTCTGTtaggaaaaggagcccccccccctataagatatattggatcattcatctgacacccaactgctgcatgcagAGAGATTGATGAGAAACAGttgttgagagaggaataatgaagataaacttgattaatttagAAACAATTCAGCATTTTTAGTTGATTGTTTGAAGAAGTttataaatgttcattttcacaatagttcccctttaacccatTTTCCCCTGTGTCAGGAACAGGTCATTACCGTTCCTATTATGAATCAAAAGATAAGTTTGCTGATGGTTCTAACAAACATCCTGCCGTACCTGGCAAATGGCAGCTTCATTTTCGTCCAGATTTTCTTTAAGTTGCTGAAGCTCCATTTCCCTGTCCTTTAATTTTTCCTCCAGTTCTCTGATCAGAATTTCATCGTTCAAGATCGGGGACCCGGTGCTCTTGCTAGATGAAGAGCGCCCACTGTCTGAGTTTGAAGGACGAGTGCGACCCCTGGATGCTCGATCAGAATATCCATTTAGGTTACTGTGATTATCCAGATTAATATGACCCATAGAAACACTGACTGAGTCTAGCTGGTGACTACAGTTCGTGTTGGAAGTTGGAAGGCTTGACAAGGAAGTGCGTCCAGAGTCTGACATGGTACCAGAATGCGCGATGTTCCGACAGCTCAAGGAGTTGTGCTTTTCCGGGATCCCTGCTGAATTGCCATTGAATAGAAGATTCAGACTGCTCTGACTTTCTGAAAGGCCTGGCCCTCCATTGCGCTGAACAAGGTACTGCAGTGAGGGGTTGCGTTTCTTCGGCACTACTGGTTTGAAAGCTGTAGGTTTTATTAAAGTCTTTTCTACGTTCTGAAAcatcaaataaagaaaaatgttacatATTATCAATCTTTCCCAACAACAAAAGGTCTTTTTTTAtgcttcttttttgttttctgttatagAGCCCTGCTAAAGAGGCCTGATACAGTggggaaaataagtatttaaCACACCAAATATTTttgtcagtaaatatatttctgcaaaaataagGTTGAGAAGCTCTTGGGAGAGGCTCTTTGCTTATACCCAACATGAGATGCTACTTGTGTGATACCTtagtaatgagaaacctttttatagatCATCAATTAagactaaaccagctgatattcATTTGCACAGAATTGCTTTCAGACAGATTTCAGCATGTTTCTTAAGGTGCTCATACagtgagagatccgctcgtttggcaatgtcgtcaaacgagcggatctccctccgatatgcccaggcgatatatcaggctgatccaatcatgggccctagggcccaacgatcggatcctaacgatgcctaacgggcggtcggatcgcgggaccgcatcaacgaatagatgcggccacgatccgacgggattttttgtcccatctgatcgagatctggcagactttcggccagatctcgatcggtgaagcccgtcggggggccccatacacgggccaataagctgccgacacggtctgtcggcagcttttatcggcccgtgtatggccacctttagctttcCATGCCTTTTAGAACCTAATTTTATTCATGTGTTCATTACTtgttccctgtgtcattccactttattagacataacttaatttatggacttttttgttttgagatCATTGTATGCATGAATTACTTGGGTTGTTAAGAGACATCTGGTGTCAatttcatattaaaggggttgttcagttgttttcagattgttccctataaacaaagtcttttttcaattatctagtataggtaaatctaaaacaactggacttgctgagtaatcattgaagacgtttcactactcatccgagcagcttctttagttcagttgtgattggattagtgggaGAGTTTATATGGCAAACTTCGCATTCCCATagcaactgaagaagctgctcggatacAGGCCACTGAGCTGCCAACTGTAGAAAGGGCGGATTCTGCAGCTTTTATATTAGTgggaagtagagtcctgcagcgggtcgggtacccgcgggttaccgacaaaaaaagcgggcaccctgtggAATGTGGGGAGGATGTTCAAGTGTGGGTATACCTGTGGGTctgatctaaatttcttatcttatgtaatattgtttatagtttactcctttttaagttttacaaaacttgtttctgtcccgcccacttttaatgatgccacttctggtttgcagcaccatcacttcctgtttgatggtggtcggcgggttgcgttgcggataaggcagttgcgggtccgggtcgggtagcggctCAAAGTGGCTAAATATACGGGTTGCGGTTCGGGCACATTTAACCGTGATCCATAACATTCTAATTCTAATTGTATAAGACTGCTCAAAgccagctgctgattggttgctataagttggCTGACAAGGGCCAATTTTGCCTGTGTTCAATTGTTAACTCTACTGTATGGGGGGAATTTacaaaagtggtggtaaactggagtaaaatacattctccatattcacaaacagaaatccacctaaattccaactcaaccagcatttttatatttttatattttagtgaaagacagtttacagacacttatgaatttgtctttcaaacaacataaaaatggtgcaaatacgacattttaaacaacattttctcccgacattttaaaaatggagtaaagctcagtataactcttccctGTGTGTCAGATCAAGTCTAaactgctctgctttggttcacccaatcttcatttcaccccctcttgtaggtgccccattggggaattattatcatattaatagggattagcattttatagtcagggcacaagtttctgtctaaccctataggtgtaaactcctcattaacaaaacaagtaaaacactgattaaacaaagtGTAATTAATACAATTTGTTATGCAAAAAGTTTTaaactcacacttgcattattttacgaGTTTTATCTTAATGAacgaggcaatattagcaatttgagtgcaTATATTATCtacaggaaaagtaaagcctcccagcaaTTGTTTTAGTTTTAGCTGTaattagacacttgacctaagataataaaaactatttctgatacaaatccctatattattagcatttcttgtatttagacccatATATGttgttacagaagtagaattacacaaacatgtaggcgaTTTAGAAAGCCcatgttttcctgaaaaaaaaacaatatacaatttTCCTAGTTtaaataaaccccctcccccaaaaattgcaatttgatgtctgactgacaggtgtagtaagggctaaagacaaattcagaaaaaaatgtctttaaaatgttgtgcaaaagacaaaatctgaaaactgtgtttaaaagacaaattcacaaaagtggagatagaggtatgtgaatttggtgggaaatccaacatttttattcGCCCTATGTGTACTAAGCCCTCCAAGGGACATGTCTAACATCCCTACTCTTTATTTAGACTATATGCAGTGTTCTGCACTGGTTTAATTCAGGCAAACTAGGGAGTCTGTACTAAGAAGAGAGATTCTTAGGTAATACAGCACCTATCATTACTCAAAGGATGTGGAACAGGAGCTAAAAGCTGCCTTTAATTGACGTGCTGAACTTGGCCATTTCAATTGTGCATTTCAGTAGGGATTTGTAATTATGAGATAAAAATAAAGCAGTAAGTGAACAGAAACACTAAGCTCTTTGCTAGATTTGGACTTTTTATTCCACCTTCATCTTTTAAGGTTAGACAGAAATACATCAGAAGAATCCCGCAACACCTAGAAAAATAAGATTAAAATTGTGGCAGAACACTTTTACCGGATTTATAGATAGCAGCCAGAATAAAAGAAACTCCGGCAGTAAAGCTGCTGGTCCATTAGGTGTTTTAATTAATGCTATAAATAGGCCATTGCCCAGGATCATTTATGCAAATACGGCATCTCTGAGGGCTCTTACAGATAAGCGtctttttacctgcgctcccctgcgttctggtttcatgcgttcagccgcaggggaacgcaggagtagacgcactgaattcttttcaatagaatttgaaaagaattcagtgcatctactcctgtgctcccctgcggctaaacgcatgaaaccagaatgcaggggagcgcaggtaaaaacgcttgtctgctCACTGACCCAGTACCATTGATGTGAATCAGACAGCAGAGCTGAAGCGATGTCAGCTTAAATACACGAAAGGAGATATCTCCAGGCTGACCTCACCTTAGCTCTGCTGtgtcagattcaaatcaatggagcaaggAGCAGAttcgcttctctcagcctgcaaaaatacacagtcTTAGAGCAGCTGGAGCCTTCAGCCTATGTGCCCATAGAAAATAGTCCGGTTTAGGcattcaaatgttaataaaaaaatacttgcaGATACCCAATATCCAATCAACTATTACAACGTACCTTTTCTAATTTGCCTGAAATGGGAATGAGCTTGGGTGGAGGCCCTCTTATATTTCCATTGATGGATCTCTCTTCCCGAATATCTTCAGCATCACTAGAGGGGCTGATTGGTACTCTAGCGTCATGCCATTCCTCTTTAAAGTCCTCATTGACATAGACATAATTCCCATTATTTCCAGAGGTAGTAGTCGAGGGTTTCTTTGTAGGAAGCCCATTAAACAGAAAATCCTGTGAGCTATAATTGGTTTTTAGTAGCCCCTCTTGTTGTTTAAAACAGTTTGGCATGTTGGTTGGTTTGCGGCACTTGTTGCTGAATTCGGAGGCCCTGCATTGCTTGTCATGGTATGTCCTCCCAGAGATTAAGCTGCTGACGCTTCCCATCGTATTTTCTGTGACAGGAGACCTTGTGTTTGTGTGGCTTTGGCTACCACTGGCCTCAGTGTTTTGGTCAATGGATAATGGAAGAGCTTGTACTGCAGCCATAGTGTAGATGATCTGAATACAGGGGACTGCATAAACCACCTagagaaatacacaagagaaagGACACTTACATATTTTATAAGCtttaaaacataaacatttatgAGAGATTTCTAAAGAAATTACTAAATTCATTTGTGAATTCATCAGCCTAGTATAAAAGATACAAAACAAAAGTTATTTATGAACAGTTTACATTCATGACTATAGTTTCCTTGTTTGCATATTAGTGGGAACCATCATTTTGCCTCTAACACAACGCTCTCCAAAAATAGTATGCCTGGGCCCTGAATGTGTGAAAGCCAATAGATAGTGCTCCGTAGTGTTCCCTTACGTACGGTCAACTGAGAGATTTATTGGATGAAAGCTGgaattttcaacattttcaagCAGCATTTGATTGTTGGTTGGGGAAGAGGACTACAGATATTCACTGTAAGCATCAAACACACAAGTGCTTGACGGCACCATGATGCTTGGCAGCAAAATTTGTGGAGTGGAGCCCATGGGAACTAAAAGAGCAAACAATGATTTTACTCAGGGAAATTATGGATGTTttcatactagtgatgtgcgagttaGGGTTTccttgacccgcacccgaccctaacccgcccctcACCCGgaggtccttttatagacccgcaccaacccgccgatgacgtcacaaaaggggttgGCCAAGCAGACGTGAGAGTataaaacaggaacccaggaatactaactatattagaaaatgttttattctgcaCCAATACAGAAGAATTTCCTCATCTATAATGttaaagataaaatatacaaAGATTCTTTCATGGAATCTTCTGGCATTCGCCTAAAACAATTAACTGTAGTTATAAAGAGAGAATAGAGTTCCCAGGGGaaggaaagtgtgtgtgtgtgtgtatttctggATGAGTGGATGTTTGCTGATCTAGCAGATTGTTTTATTGCTCAGTGTTGCAATTAATCAAATTGTTCTGGATTAGTAAATTGTATTGTGTCAATGAAGAACCCCTCTCCTTGCCTCTCTTtgtacgagagagagagagagagagagagagagagaacgaacgagagtgtgtgtgtgtgtgtgagacaaatGCATATCTGACCTAGTCCACAGAC
This sequence is a window from Xenopus laevis strain J_2021 chromosome 7S, Xenopus_laevis_v10.1, whole genome shotgun sequence. Protein-coding genes within it:
- the LOC108697425 gene encoding leucine zipper putative tumor suppressor 2 homolog isoform X1, with product MENTHIVVYAVPCIQIIYTMAAVQALPLSIDQNTEASGSQSHTNTRSPVTENTMGSVSSLISGRTYHDKQCRASEFSNKCRKPTNMPNCFKQQEGLLKTNYSSQDFLFNGLPTKKPSTTTSGNNGNYVYVNEDFKEEWHDARVPISPSSDAEDIREERSINGNIRGPPPKLIPISGKLEKNVEKTLIKPTAFKPVVPKKRNPSLQYLVQRNGGPGLSESQSSLNLLFNGNSAGIPEKHNSLSCRNIAHSGTMSDSGRTSLSSLPTSNTNCSHQLDSVSVSMGHINLDNHSNLNGYSDRASRGRTRPSNSDSGRSSSSKSTGSPILNDEILIRELEEKLKDREMELQQLKENLDENEAAICQVYEEKQKRCEQEMEELRQSCALKMKQAAQKAQRLQQVLQLQIFQLQQEKKKLQEDFSQLLQERELLEKRCASFEREQTEFGPRLEETKWEVCQKSGEISLLKQQLKDSQAELAQKSNEILLLRSQFREARCDLQISEEQVQELQDTAHTKTLEMEVCENELQRKKNEAELLREKVSKLDQEVASLREAAVASLRHGLCFCHEKEDPFLLYESDEAKAQRQNADNLQGLQQYVERLREALASERSRYQEQAEHFEDERRKWQEEKEKVIRYQKQLQHNYIQMYQQNRELERDIKQLTVELDAREFNEFDLHGAEIHFEEITATEI
- the LOC108697425 gene encoding leucine zipper putative tumor suppressor 2 homolog isoform X3 yields the protein MAAVQALPLSIDQNTEASGSQSHTNTRSPVTENTMGSVSSLISGRTYHDKQCRASEFSNKCRKPTNMPNCFKQQEGLLKTNYSSQDFLFNGLPTKKPSTTTSGNNGNYVYVNEDFKEEWHDARVPISPSSDAEDIREERSINGNIRGPPPKLIPISGKLEKNVEKTLIKPTAFKPVVPKKRNPSLQYLVQRNGGPGLSESQSSLNLLFNGNSAGIPEKHNSLSCRNIAHSGTMSDSGRTSLSSLPTSNTNCSHQLDSVSVSMGHINLDNHSNLNGYSDRASRGRTRPSNSDSGRSSSSKSTGSPILNDEILIRELEEKLKDREMELQQLKENLDENEAAICQVYEEKQKRCEQEMEELRQSCALKMKQAAQKAQRLQQVLQLQIFQLQQEKKKLQEDFSQLLQERELLEKRCASFEREQTEFGPRLEETKWEVCQKSGEISLLKQQLKDSQAELAQKSNEILLLRSQFREARCDLQISEEQVQELQDTAHTKTLEMEVCENELQRKKNEAELLREKVSKLDQEVASLREAAVASLRHGLCFCHEKEDPFLLYESDEAKAQRQNADNLQGLQQYVERLREALASERSRYQEQAEHFEDERRKWQEEKEKVIRYQKQLQHNYIQMYQQNRELERDIKQLTVELDAREFNEFDLHGAEIHFEEITATEI
- the LOC108697425 gene encoding leucine zipper putative tumor suppressor 2 homolog isoform X2, with the translated sequence MSPWKVVYAVPCIQIIYTMAAVQALPLSIDQNTEASGSQSHTNTRSPVTENTMGSVSSLISGRTYHDKQCRASEFSNKCRKPTNMPNCFKQQEGLLKTNYSSQDFLFNGLPTKKPSTTTSGNNGNYVYVNEDFKEEWHDARVPISPSSDAEDIREERSINGNIRGPPPKLIPISGKLEKNVEKTLIKPTAFKPVVPKKRNPSLQYLVQRNGGPGLSESQSSLNLLFNGNSAGIPEKHNSLSCRNIAHSGTMSDSGRTSLSSLPTSNTNCSHQLDSVSVSMGHINLDNHSNLNGYSDRASRGRTRPSNSDSGRSSSSKSTGSPILNDEILIRELEEKLKDREMELQQLKENLDENEAAICQVYEEKQKRCEQEMEELRQSCALKMKQAAQKAQRLQQVLQLQIFQLQQEKKKLQEDFSQLLQERELLEKRCASFEREQTEFGPRLEETKWEVCQKSGEISLLKQQLKDSQAELAQKSNEILLLRSQFREARCDLQISEEQVQELQDTAHTKTLEMEVCENELQRKKNEAELLREKVSKLDQEVASLREAAVASLRHGLCFCHEKEDPFLLYESDEAKAQRQNADNLQGLQQYVERLREALASERSRYQEQAEHFEDERRKWQEEKEKVIRYQKQLQHNYIQMYQQNRELERDIKQLTVELDAREFNEFDLHGAEIHFEEITATEI